From Bordetella flabilis, the proteins below share one genomic window:
- the rpoB gene encoding DNA-directed RNA polymerase subunit beta has product MPYSYTEKKRIRKSFAKREDVQNVPFLLATQLQSYLTFLQADTPASQRANDGLQAAFTSIFPIVSHNGMARLEFVSYVLGEPVFDVKECQQRGLTYASPLRAKVRLVLLDREVSKPTVKEVKEQEVYMGEIPLMTGTGSFVINGTERVIVSQLHRSPGVFFEHDRGKTHSSGKLLFSARVIPYRGSWLDFEFDPKDVLFFRVDRRRKMPVTILLKAIGMTPESILAEFFDFDRFELKSEGAMMEFIPERWKGEMARFDITDRSGKVIVEKDKRINAKHLRDLAAGGIERISVPEEFLYGRVLSKNIVDADTGEVVAHANDEITESVLSALRAANVSEFHTLYTNDLDRGPYISQTLRTDETADQMAARVAIYRMMRPGEPPTEEAVEALFQRLFYSEETYDLSRVGRMKVNSRLGRGDDITGPMTLTNDDILATIKVLVELRNGRGQIDDIDHLGNRRVRCVGELAENQFRAGLVRVERAVKERLGQAETENLMPHDLINSKPISAAIKEFFGSSQLSQFMDQTNPLSEITHKRRVSALGPGGLTRERAGFEVRDVHPTHYGRVCPIETPEGPNIGLINSMALYARLNEYGFLETPYRKVIDGKVSDQIDYLSAIEESHYVIAQANAALDEEGRFVDDLVACREAGETMLTSPSNVHYMDVAPSQIVSVAASLIPFLEHDDANRALMGANMQRQAVPCLRPEKPLVGTGIERTVAVDSGTTVQALRGGVVDHVDADRIVIRVNDDENVAGEVGVDIYNLIKYTRSNQNTNINQRPIVRRGDQVAKGDVLADGASTDLGELALGQNMLIAFMPWNGYNFEDSILISERVVADDRYTSIHIEELTVVARDTKLGPEEITRDISNLAETQLNRLDDSGITYIGAEVGPDDVLVGKVTPKGETQLTPEEKLLRAIFGEKASDVKDTSLRVPSGMTGTVIDVQVFTREGIVRDKRAQSIIDDELRRYRQDLNDQLRIVENDQFDRIEKMLINKPVNGGPRKLAKGATITKAYLADLDRWQWFDIRLADEQHALVLEQAKESLEQKRHQFDLAFEEKRKKLTQGDELPPGVLKMIKVYLAVKRRLQPGDKMAGRHGNKGVVSRITPVEDMPHMADGTPVDIVLNPLGVPSRMNVGQVLEVHLGWAAKGVGQRIGDMLRDERTAQAKSLRNYLEKVYNTTGTGARVADLTDEEVIEMARNLKEGVPFATPVFDGATEDEIGKMLELAYPDDVAKRMQLTDSRTQAWLFDGRTGEKFERPVTVGYMHYLKLHHLVDDKMHARSTGPYSLVTQQPLGGKAQFGGQRFGEMEVWALEAYGASYTLQEMLTVKSDDITGRTKVYENIVKGDHVIDAGMPESFNVLVKEIRSLALDMDLERN; this is encoded by the coding sequence ATGCCTTACTCGTACACCGAAAAAAAGCGCATCCGCAAAAGCTTCGCGAAGCGTGAGGACGTACAGAACGTCCCCTTCCTGCTGGCGACGCAGCTTCAATCCTACCTAACTTTTCTGCAGGCGGATACGCCTGCGTCGCAGCGAGCCAACGATGGTCTGCAAGCGGCGTTCACGTCGATCTTCCCCATCGTCAGCCACAACGGAATGGCGCGTCTCGAATTCGTCAGCTATGTGCTGGGCGAGCCGGTGTTCGATGTCAAGGAATGTCAGCAGCGCGGCCTGACCTATGCGTCGCCTCTGCGTGCCAAGGTGCGCCTGGTCCTGCTCGATCGCGAAGTCAGCAAGCCGACCGTCAAGGAAGTGAAGGAGCAGGAAGTCTACATGGGCGAAATTCCGCTCATGACGGGCACGGGCTCCTTCGTCATCAATGGCACCGAGCGCGTCATCGTATCGCAGTTGCACCGTTCGCCGGGCGTATTCTTCGAACATGATCGCGGCAAGACGCACAGCTCCGGAAAACTGTTGTTTTCCGCGCGCGTGATTCCTTACCGCGGCTCCTGGCTGGATTTCGAATTCGATCCGAAGGACGTGCTGTTCTTCCGCGTCGACCGTCGCCGCAAGATGCCGGTCACCATTCTGCTCAAGGCCATCGGCATGACGCCGGAATCGATCCTGGCCGAGTTCTTCGACTTCGATCGATTCGAGCTCAAGAGCGAAGGCGCGATGATGGAATTCATCCCCGAGCGCTGGAAGGGTGAAATGGCCCGTTTCGACATCACCGACCGCTCCGGCAAGGTGATCGTCGAGAAGGACAAGCGCATCAACGCGAAGCACCTGCGCGACCTGGCCGCGGGCGGCATCGAGCGCATCTCCGTGCCCGAGGAGTTCCTGTACGGCCGCGTGCTGTCCAAGAACATCGTCGACGCCGACACCGGCGAAGTCGTCGCGCACGCGAACGATGAAATTACCGAAAGCGTGCTGAGCGCGCTGCGGGCCGCCAACGTCAGCGAATTCCATACGCTGTACACCAACGACCTGGACCGTGGTCCGTACATTTCGCAGACCCTGCGCACCGACGAAACCGCCGACCAGATGGCCGCGCGCGTGGCGATCTATCGCATGATGCGTCCTGGCGAGCCGCCGACCGAGGAAGCGGTCGAAGCCCTGTTCCAGCGCCTGTTCTACAGCGAGGAAACGTACGACCTGTCGCGCGTCGGCCGCATGAAGGTCAACAGCCGCCTGGGCCGGGGTGATGACATCACCGGTCCCATGACGCTGACCAATGACGACATCCTGGCCACCATCAAGGTGCTGGTCGAGCTGCGTAACGGTCGCGGCCAGATCGACGATATCGACCACCTGGGCAATCGCCGCGTGCGCTGCGTGGGCGAACTGGCCGAAAACCAGTTCCGCGCCGGCCTGGTGCGCGTCGAACGCGCCGTCAAGGAACGTCTGGGCCAGGCCGAGACGGAAAACCTGATGCCGCACGACCTGATCAACTCCAAGCCGATTTCCGCGGCGATCAAGGAGTTCTTCGGTTCCAGCCAGCTGTCGCAGTTCATGGACCAGACCAACCCGCTGTCCGAGATCACGCACAAGCGCCGCGTCTCGGCACTGGGACCGGGCGGCCTGACGCGCGAACGCGCGGGCTTCGAAGTGCGCGACGTGCATCCCACGCACTACGGTCGCGTGTGCCCGATCGAAACGCCGGAAGGTCCGAACATCGGTCTGATCAACTCCATGGCGCTGTACGCGCGCCTGAACGAGTACGGCTTCCTGGAGACGCCCTATCGCAAGGTGATCGACGGCAAGGTCAGCGACCAGATCGACTACCTGTCGGCTATCGAGGAAAGCCACTACGTCATCGCGCAGGCGAACGCGGCGCTGGACGAGGAAGGCCGTTTCGTCGACGACCTGGTGGCCTGCCGCGAAGCGGGCGAAACCATGCTGACCTCGCCCAGCAACGTGCACTACATGGACGTTGCTCCGTCGCAGATCGTGTCGGTCGCTGCCTCGCTGATTCCGTTCCTGGAGCACGATGACGCCAACCGCGCGCTGATGGGCGCCAACATGCAGCGCCAGGCCGTGCCTTGCCTGCGTCCCGAAAAGCCGCTGGTGGGCACGGGTATCGAACGCACCGTTGCGGTCGACTCGGGCACCACCGTGCAGGCGCTGCGCGGCGGCGTGGTGGACCACGTCGATGCGGACCGCATCGTGATCCGCGTCAACGACGACGAGAACGTCGCCGGCGAAGTGGGCGTGGACATCTACAACCTGATCAAGTACACGCGTTCGAACCAGAACACGAACATCAACCAGCGTCCCATCGTCCGTCGCGGCGACCAGGTCGCCAAGGGCGATGTGCTGGCCGACGGCGCGTCGACGGACCTGGGCGAACTCGCCCTGGGCCAGAACATGCTGATCGCGTTCATGCCCTGGAACGGCTACAACTTCGAAGACTCGATCCTGATCTCCGAGCGCGTCGTGGCCGATGACCGCTATACCTCCATCCACATCGAGGAACTCACGGTCGTCGCCCGCGATACCAAGCTGGGACCGGAGGAAATCACGCGCGACATCAGCAACCTGGCCGAGACGCAGCTGAACCGCCTGGACGATTCCGGCATTACGTATATCGGCGCCGAAGTCGGCCCCGATGACGTGCTGGTCGGCAAGGTCACGCCGAAGGGCGAGACCCAGCTGACGCCTGAAGAAAAGCTGCTGCGCGCGATCTTCGGCGAGAAGGCGTCGGACGTGAAGGACACCTCGCTGCGCGTGCCCTCGGGCATGACCGGCACGGTGATCGACGTCCAGGTCTTCACCCGTGAAGGCATCGTGCGCGACAAGCGCGCCCAGTCCATCATCGACGATGAACTGCGCCGCTATCGCCAGGACCTGAACGACCAGCTGCGCATCGTCGAGAACGACCAGTTCGATCGTATCGAAAAGATGCTGATCAACAAGCCGGTCAACGGCGGTCCGCGCAAGCTGGCCAAGGGCGCGACCATCACCAAGGCCTATCTGGCCGACCTGGATCGCTGGCAGTGGTTCGACATCCGCCTGGCCGATGAACAGCACGCCCTCGTGCTGGAACAGGCCAAGGAGTCGCTCGAACAGAAGCGCCACCAGTTCGACCTGGCCTTCGAGGAAAAGCGCAAGAAGCTGACGCAGGGCGACGAACTGCCGCCGGGCGTGCTGAAGATGATCAAGGTGTACCTGGCCGTCAAGCGTCGCCTGCAGCCTGGCGACAAGATGGCCGGTCGTCACGGCAACAAGGGCGTGGTGTCGCGCATCACGCCGGTGGAAGACATGCCGCACATGGCCGACGGTACGCCGGTGGACATTGTGCTGAACCCGCTGGGCGTGCCTTCCCGGATGAACGTCGGGCAGGTGCTCGAAGTCCACCTGGGCTGGGCTGCCAAGGGCGTGGGCCAGCGCATCGGCGACATGTTGCGCGATGAGCGCACCGCCCAGGCCAAGTCGCTGCGCAACTATCTGGAAAAGGTCTACAACACGACCGGGACCGGCGCACGCGTGGCTGACCTGACCGATGAGGAAGTCATCGAGATGGCGCGCAACCTCAAGGAAGGCGTGCCCTTCGCGACCCCGGTGTTCGACGGCGCGACGGAAGACGAAATCGGCAAGATGCTGGAGCTGGCCTATCCCGACGATGTCGCCAAGCGCATGCAGCTTACCGATTCGCGCACGCAGGCGTGGCTGTTCGACGGCCGTACCGGCGAGAAATTCGAGCGCCCGGTCACCGTCGGCTACATGCACTACCTGAAGCTGCACCACCTGGTCGACGACAAGATGCACGCCCGTTCGACCGGCCCGTACTCGCTCGTTACCCAGCAACCGCTGGGCGGCAAGGCGCAGTTCGGCGGCCAGCGTTTCGGGGAAATGGAAGTGTGGGCACTCGAAGCCTATGGCGCTTCCTACACCCTGCAGGAGATGTTGACGGTCAAGTCCGACGACATCACCGGCCGGACCAAGGTTTACGAGAACATCGTCAAGGGCGACCACGTCATCGATGCCGGCATGCCGGAGTCCTTCAACGTGCTGGTCAAGGAGATCCGTTCGTTGGCCCTGGACATGGATTTGGAGCGTAACTAA
- the rplL gene encoding 50S ribosomal protein L7/L12: MALNKAEILDAIAGLTVLELSELIKDLEEKFGVSAAAAAVAVAAPAAGGAAAPAEEQTEFNVMLLEAGANKVSVIKAVRELTGLGLKEAKDLVDGAPKAVKEAVAKADAEAAKKKLEEAGAKVEVK; encoded by the coding sequence ATGGCACTTAACAAAGCTGAAATCCTTGACGCCATCGCTGGCCTGACCGTTCTCGAACTGTCGGAACTGATCAAGGATCTGGAAGAGAAGTTTGGCGTGTCGGCTGCTGCCGCCGCCGTGGCCGTGGCTGCCCCCGCCGCCGGTGGCGCTGCCGCGCCCGCCGAAGAGCAGACCGAATTCAACGTCATGCTGCTCGAAGCTGGCGCGAACAAGGTCAGCGTCATCAAGGCCGTGCGCGAGCTGACCGGTCTGGGTCTGAAGGAAGCCAAGGACCTGGTCGACGGTGCTCCGAAGGCCGTGAAGGAAGCCGTTGCCAAGGCTGACGCCGAAGCTGCGAAGAAGAAGCTGGAAGAAGCTGGCGCCAAGGTCGAAGTCAAGTAA
- the rplJ gene encoding 50S ribosomal protein L10 has protein sequence MSLNRQEKAVVIEEVSAQVAKAQSIVIAEYRGLDVASVTVLRKNARQSGVYLRVLKNSLARRAVNGTAFESLSKQLTGPLIYGISADPVASAKVLADFAKTNDKLVIKGGSLPNNLLNQEGVKALASLPSREELLAKLLGTMQAPIAQFARTLNEVPTKFARGLAAVRDQKAAA, from the coding sequence GTGAGTCTCAATCGCCAAGAGAAAGCGGTGGTAATCGAGGAAGTCTCGGCGCAAGTCGCCAAGGCCCAATCGATTGTTATCGCCGAGTACCGTGGTCTGGACGTCGCCTCCGTCACCGTACTGCGCAAGAATGCGCGTCAATCGGGCGTGTACCTGCGGGTTCTCAAGAACTCGCTGGCTCGTCGCGCTGTAAACGGCACGGCTTTCGAGTCGCTGTCCAAGCAGCTTACCGGTCCGCTGATCTACGGTATCAGCGCTGATCCGGTTGCGTCGGCCAAGGTGCTCGCTGATTTCGCCAAAACCAACGACAAGCTGGTCATCAAGGGGGGCTCGCTGCCCAACAACCTGTTGAACCAGGAAGGCGTGAAGGCCCTGGCCTCCCTGCCCTCCCGCGAAGAGTTGCTGGCGAAACTGCTGGGCACCATGCAGGCCCCGATTGCGCAATTTGCCCGTACGCTCAACGAAGTTCCGACCAAGTTCGCCCGCGGCCTCGCTGCCGTGCGCGACCAGAAGGCGGCGGCCTAG
- the rplA gene encoding 50S ribosomal protein L1: MTKLSKRTAALREKIDRTKLYPVAEALSLIKETATAKFDESVDVAVQLGIDPKKSDQLVRGSVVLPAGTGKSVRVAVFAQGDKAEAAKAAGADIVGLEDLADSIKAGQMNFDVVIASPDTMRVVGALGQILGPRGLMPNPKVGTVTPDVVTAVKNAKAGQVQYRTDKAGIVHATIGRASFGVEQLQTNLSALVDALQKARPAAAKGVYLRKLAVSSTMGGGARVELASLTTPAA, from the coding sequence ATGACAAAACTGTCCAAGCGTACCGCCGCCCTGCGGGAAAAAATCGACCGTACCAAGCTGTACCCGGTCGCCGAGGCCCTCAGCCTCATCAAGGAAACCGCCACCGCCAAGTTTGACGAATCCGTCGACGTGGCTGTGCAGCTGGGCATCGACCCGAAGAAGTCGGACCAACTGGTCCGCGGTTCGGTCGTGCTGCCCGCCGGCACCGGCAAGAGCGTGCGTGTGGCCGTGTTCGCCCAGGGCGACAAGGCCGAGGCCGCCAAGGCCGCCGGCGCCGATATCGTCGGCCTGGAAGACCTGGCAGACAGCATCAAGGCCGGTCAAATGAATTTCGACGTGGTCATCGCGTCCCCCGACACCATGCGTGTCGTCGGCGCCCTGGGCCAGATCCTGGGCCCCCGCGGCCTGATGCCGAACCCTAAGGTCGGCACGGTCACGCCCGACGTGGTCACCGCGGTGAAGAACGCCAAGGCTGGCCAGGTGCAATACCGTACCGACAAGGCCGGTATCGTGCATGCCACCATCGGCCGCGCCTCTTTCGGCGTGGAGCAGTTGCAAACCAACCTGTCCGCGCTGGTCGACGCCCTGCAAAAGGCGCGTCCTGCCGCTGCCAAGGGCGTGTACCTGCGCAAGCTCGCCGTGTCGTCCACGATGGGTGGCGGTGCGCGCGTCGAACTCGCTTCGCTCACGACGCCTGCTGCCTGA
- the rplK gene encoding 50S ribosomal protein L11 has protein sequence MAKKIVGFIKLQVPAGKANPSPPIGPALGQRGLNIMEFCKAFNAKTQGMEPGLPIPVVITAFADKSFTFIMKTPPATVLIKKAAGVQKGSPKPHTDKVGTLTRAQAEEIAKTKEPDLTAGDLDAAVRTIAGSARSMGITVEGI, from the coding sequence ATGGCGAAGAAGATCGTCGGCTTTATCAAGCTGCAAGTGCCGGCTGGTAAGGCGAATCCCTCTCCCCCGATCGGTCCGGCGCTGGGTCAGCGCGGTCTGAACATCATGGAATTCTGCAAGGCGTTCAACGCCAAGACGCAGGGTATGGAGCCCGGCCTGCCGATTCCCGTGGTCATCACGGCGTTCGCGGACAAGAGCTTCACCTTCATCATGAAGACCCCGCCCGCGACGGTCCTCATCAAGAAGGCCGCCGGCGTGCAGAAGGGTTCGCCCAAGCCGCATACCGACAAGGTCGGTACGCTGACGCGCGCCCAGGCCGAGGAAATCGCCAAGACCAAGGAACCCGACCTGACGGCGGGGGATCTGGACGCCGCGGTGCGCACCATCGCTGGCAGCGCCCGCAGCATGGGCATCACGGTTGAGGGGATCTGA
- the nusG gene encoding transcription termination/antitermination protein NusG has translation MSKRWYVVHVYSGMEKSVHKALLERIERAGLQTSFGEILVPSEEVVEMKGGQKSISERRIFPGYVLVEMELTDETWHLVKNTNRVTGFLGGSGNRPTPISDKEVENIRNQGVEKPRPKVLFEVGEMVRVKEGPFADFNGNVEEVNYEKSKVHVSVTIFGRATPVELDFSQVEKT, from the coding sequence ATGAGCAAACGTTGGTATGTCGTCCATGTGTATTCCGGCATGGAGAAAAGCGTCCACAAGGCACTGCTCGAACGTATCGAGCGCGCCGGCCTGCAAACGTCCTTCGGCGAAATCCTCGTGCCTTCCGAGGAAGTCGTCGAAATGAAGGGCGGCCAGAAGTCGATTTCGGAACGTCGCATTTTCCCGGGCTATGTCCTGGTCGAGATGGAGTTGACGGACGAAACCTGGCACCTGGTCAAGAACACCAACCGCGTCACCGGCTTCCTGGGTGGCTCGGGCAACCGGCCGACCCCGATCTCGGATAAAGAGGTCGAGAACATCCGCAACCAGGGCGTCGAGAAGCCTCGTCCCAAGGTGCTGTTCGAGGTCGGCGAAATGGTTCGCGTCAAGGAAGGTCCGTTCGCAGACTTCAACGGCAACGTCGAAGAAGTGAACTACGAGAAAAGCAAGGTGCACGTGTCGGTCACCATTTTCGGCCGCGCGACACCCGTCGAACTCGATTTCAGCCAGGTCGAAAAGACCTGA
- the secE gene encoding preprotein translocase subunit SecE gives MSNTSVETVTSTADRVKLGLAVLVIIAGIVGFSVLSTQPMAARIGVFVGGLVLAAVIAWFSEPGRRTLSFANESYNEVKRVSWPTRKETTQMTGIVFAFVAIMGIFMWVLDKGIEWIIYGLLLGWK, from the coding sequence ATGTCTAATACCAGCGTCGAAACCGTAACCAGTACCGCCGATCGTGTAAAGCTCGGTTTGGCGGTGCTTGTCATCATTGCTGGCATCGTTGGCTTCTCCGTGCTCAGCACCCAGCCCATGGCCGCCCGGATCGGGGTATTCGTGGGCGGGCTCGTCCTTGCCGCCGTCATCGCGTGGTTCAGCGAGCCGGGCCGGCGCACGTTGAGCTTTGCCAACGAGTCCTACAACGAAGTCAAGCGTGTCTCCTGGCCCACCCGCAAGGAAACGACCCAGATGACGGGGATCGTTTTCGCGTTCGTGGCCATCATGGGCATCTTCATGTGGGTGCTCGACAAGGGGATCGAATGGATCATCTACGGCCTGCTGCTGGGCTGGAAATAA
- the tuf gene encoding elongation factor Tu has protein sequence MAKGKFERTKPHVNVGTIGHVDHGKTTLTAAITTVLSTKFGGEAKGYDQIDAAPEEKARGITINTAHVEYETQNRHYAHVDCPGHADYVKNMITGAAQMDGAILVVSAADGPMPQTREHILLSRQVGVPYIIVFLNKADMVDDAELLELVEMEVRELLSKYDFPGDDTPIVKCSAKLALEGDKGELGEQAILKLAEALDTYIPTTERAVDGTFLMPVEDVFSMSGRGTVVTGRIERGVVKVGEEIEIVGIKPTLKTTCTGVEMFRKLLDQGQAGDNVGILLRGTKREEVERGQVLAKPGSITPHTDFDAEVYILSKEEGGRHTPFFNGYRPQFYFRTTDVTGTIELPKDKEMVLPGDNVSMVVKLLAPIAMEEGLRFAIREGGRTVGAGVVAKILK, from the coding sequence ATGGCAAAAGGCAAGTTTGAACGTACCAAGCCGCACGTGAACGTGGGTACGATCGGTCACGTGGACCACGGCAAAACGACGTTGACGGCGGCGATCACGACGGTGCTGTCGACGAAGTTCGGTGGCGAAGCCAAGGGCTACGACCAGATCGATGCGGCGCCGGAAGAGAAGGCGCGGGGGATCACGATCAACACGGCGCACGTGGAGTACGAGACGCAGAACCGTCACTACGCGCACGTGGACTGCCCGGGTCACGCGGATTATGTGAAGAACATGATCACGGGCGCGGCGCAGATGGACGGTGCGATCCTGGTGGTGTCGGCCGCTGACGGCCCGATGCCGCAGACGCGCGAACACATTCTGCTGAGCCGCCAGGTTGGCGTGCCGTACATCATCGTGTTCCTGAACAAGGCGGACATGGTGGACGACGCCGAGCTGCTGGAGCTGGTGGAGATGGAAGTGCGCGAGCTGCTGAGCAAGTACGATTTTCCGGGCGATGACACGCCGATCGTTAAGTGTTCGGCCAAGCTGGCGCTGGAAGGCGACAAGGGCGAGCTGGGCGAGCAGGCGATTCTGAAGCTGGCCGAGGCGCTGGACACGTACATTCCGACGACGGAGCGCGCGGTTGATGGGACGTTCCTGATGCCTGTGGAAGACGTGTTCTCGATGTCGGGCCGTGGCACGGTGGTGACCGGTCGTATCGAGCGTGGCGTGGTCAAGGTTGGCGAGGAAATCGAAATTGTCGGGATCAAGCCGACGCTGAAGACGACCTGCACGGGCGTGGAAATGTTCCGCAAGCTGCTGGACCAGGGCCAGGCCGGTGACAACGTGGGTATTTTGCTGCGCGGGACCAAGCGTGAAGAAGTCGAGCGTGGCCAGGTGCTGGCCAAGCCGGGTTCGATCACGCCGCACACGGACTTTGACGCCGAGGTCTACATTCTGTCCAAGGAAGAAGGCGGCCGTCATACGCCGTTCTTCAACGGCTATCGCCCGCAGTTCTACTTCCGCACGACGGACGTGACGGGGACGATCGAGCTGCCCAAGGACAAGGAAATGGTCCTGCCGGGTGACAACGTGTCGATGGTGGTCAAGCTGCTGGCGCCGATCGCCATGGAAGAAGGCCTGCGCTTCGCGATCCGCGAAGGCGGCCGTACCGTGGGCGCCGGCGTCGTCGCCAAGATCCTCAAGTAA